GGCCACCGTATCTTTCACGCTTTCCCAGTTATCTTTATGGATGGCTTTGTGATTGGCTATCTCCTGTATAAAAGAAAGAGGCACACGCTTGGCCTCGAAAATATTCGCAATCAGTTCTTTATTTTCCTCGGTGGTCGCATCAATGCCATGCGATTCCATAATCAGGTGAATATCATAGAAGTCACGTGCCCTGGCGCGGGCGGTACGCGATTTAATAATTTCAGAGTACTGCGGTAATTGCTGGCAAATGGCCCGTAACTTCTCAAAAACAATCATTTCCGGTGTGTAGACATAAATTGTATAACCGTCCACCTTCGTCTGAGCCTTTTTTGCGACATACTCGAACTTGCTGAACTCCAACTCAAAAGTAGTGGAGCGCCCTGCGCTTAACGGAACAGCGATTCGACGCTGGTGCTCTAAATTCCCCTGATGGGTATCGTAGGTTTTCTGGTCCAGCACCTTGAACGTAACTTGGTAACCTCCCCAAAAATCCGCCACTGCTTCCTTCACGACTTTGGGCCTGGGGAGGAAAGTATAATCAAAAACAACCATTCCATTTTCCGCGAAGGTCTTCACCAAGGTGCTTTCTATCCGCTTGCTGATGATTCCCTCTTCCTCTTTAAAATCACCATGATCTATGGAGAAGTCCAGGTCATAGGAAGTTCTGGAGATTGAACTGCTATCATGGTAAACAATATCAATGGCATTGCCACCTTTCAGAACAATGTTCTCGATGAGTTCATCGTCAGAAGCAAGGGCGATGATGGCCAACCGCTTAATTTGGTTGATTAAATCAATATTCATCAGCGAAATGTTTTTAAACCGAAAGTACGATAAAACAACCTCTTTCTTCTGATTACTAGATTTGAAGGCTATGTATTCAAATCTAGTAATCAAAAGAAATATTCGAAATGACTACCTTCACCCACTATGGAAATAATCAAATCACTATGTATTTTTTTCCTAGCCGGGCTTTGTAAAATCGGTGGGGGTTATCTGGTTTGGCTTTGGCTGAAGGAAGAGAAACCCTTGTGGTATGGCATACTGGGTAGTATTATTCTGGCTATGTAC
This sequence is a window from Rufibacter sp. LB8. Protein-coding genes within it:
- a CDS encoding nucleotidyl transferase AbiEii/AbiGii toxin family protein, with amino-acid sequence MNIDLINQIKRLAIIALASDDELIENIVLKGGNAIDIVYHDSSSISRTSYDLDFSIDHGDFKEEEGIISKRIESTLVKTFAENGMVVFDYTFLPRPKVVKEAVADFWGGYQVTFKVLDQKTYDTHQGNLEHQRRIAVPLSAGRSTTFELEFSKFEYVAKKAQTKVDGYTIYVYTPEMIVFEKLRAICQQLPQYSEIIKSRTARARARDFYDIHLIMESHGIDATTEENKELIANIFEAKRVPLSFIQEIANHKAIHKDNWESVKDTVARSKELESFDFYFDYVVSTFQGVTFP